One Mycolicibacterium crocinum DNA window includes the following coding sequences:
- a CDS encoding heterodisulfide reductase-related iron-sulfur binding cluster, protein MTTLDWARLIIGLLATAVVLLFAARRVQFLYQLIRSGQPVGDESGRKDDIPARIKAQFTEVFGQKKLLKWSIPGLAHFFTMWGFFILATVYLEAYGVLFNPEFHIPLVGRWNALGFLQDFFAAAVLLGIIVFTIIRLRSEPKEYGRSSRFYGSHTGGAWLILFMIFLVILTFAFFRGASVNALGEAFPYGWGAFFSHGMAALLAPLGTTANVWIETISLLAHIGVMLAFLLIVLHSKHLHIGLAPINVTFKRLPNGLGPLLPVEYKGEPINFEDPAEDAVLGRGKIEDFTWKGYLDFTTCTECGRCQSQCPAWNTGKPLSPKLVIMNLRDHLFAKAPYILGQKESPLENTPEGGLGEELRGEKHDEHHAVPESGFERVLGSGPAQATRPLVGTAEQLGVIDPDVLWSCTTCGACVEQCPVDIEHIDHIVDMRRYQVMMESEFPGELGVLYKNLEAKGNPWGQNAKERLTWIDEVEFDVPVYGKDVESFAGFEYLFWVGCAGAYEDRAKKTTKAVAELLATAGVKFLVLGDGETCNGDSARRSGNEFLFQQLAAQNVETLNDLFEGVERVDRKIVVTCPHCFNTLGREYPQVGGSYTVVHHTQLLNRLVRDKKLVPVKAVDGGANVTYHDPCYLGRHNKVYDAPRELIDASGVTLKEMPRHADRGLCCGAGGARMWMEEHIGKRVNHERVDEALTLDPAKIATGCPFCRVMITDGVGDREKADEVEVLDVAQLLLGSLDLSTVTLPEKGTAAREAEAAAAAAPAEAPAAPEAEPEAPAAEPAAAAPSAPAKEAQPVKGLGIAGGAKRPGAKKAAAEAPAEAPAAEAPAAAPAKGLGIAAGAKRPGAKKAAAPAAEAPATAPAAEAPAAEAPVKGLGIAAGAKRPGAKKAAAAPAETPKAEAATVSQPANVDPDKAETVEPAKAEPPVKGLGIAAGARRPGAKKAAPAAAPAPAEATAPPPEPAAAAEPKAEAPKAEEPKADAPPVKGLGIAKGARPPGKR, encoded by the coding sequence GTGACCACTCTCGACTGGGCTCGGCTGATCATCGGCCTGCTGGCTACCGCCGTTGTGTTGCTGTTTGCCGCACGGCGCGTTCAGTTCCTGTACCAGCTGATCCGGTCGGGCCAGCCGGTCGGCGACGAGAGCGGCCGCAAAGACGACATCCCCGCCCGGATCAAGGCTCAGTTCACCGAAGTCTTCGGACAGAAGAAGCTGCTGAAGTGGTCCATCCCGGGCCTCGCGCATTTCTTCACCATGTGGGGCTTCTTCATCCTCGCGACGGTGTATCTCGAGGCCTACGGCGTTCTGTTCAACCCCGAATTCCATATTCCTTTGGTCGGCCGGTGGAATGCGCTCGGCTTCCTGCAGGACTTCTTCGCCGCCGCGGTACTGCTCGGCATCATCGTGTTCACGATCATCCGGTTGCGCTCTGAGCCCAAGGAGTACGGCCGCTCGTCGCGCTTCTACGGTTCGCACACCGGCGGTGCCTGGCTGATTCTGTTCATGATCTTCCTGGTCATCCTGACCTTTGCATTCTTCCGCGGCGCCTCGGTCAACGCGCTCGGCGAGGCCTTCCCCTACGGCTGGGGTGCGTTCTTCTCCCATGGGATGGCCGCCCTGCTGGCGCCGCTCGGCACCACCGCCAACGTGTGGATCGAAACCATTTCGCTGCTCGCCCACATCGGCGTCATGCTGGCGTTCCTGCTGATCGTGCTGCACTCCAAGCACTTGCACATCGGCCTGGCCCCGATCAACGTCACGTTCAAGCGCCTGCCCAACGGCCTCGGCCCGCTGCTGCCCGTCGAGTACAAGGGCGAGCCGATCAACTTCGAGGATCCCGCCGAAGATGCCGTGCTCGGTCGCGGCAAGATCGAGGACTTCACCTGGAAGGGCTACCTCGACTTCACCACCTGTACCGAGTGTGGTCGCTGCCAGTCGCAGTGCCCGGCCTGGAACACCGGAAAGCCGTTGTCGCCCAAGCTCGTGATCATGAACCTGCGCGACCACCTGTTCGCCAAGGCGCCGTACATCCTGGGCCAGAAGGAAAGCCCGCTGGAGAACACCCCCGAAGGTGGCTTGGGCGAAGAGCTGCGCGGTGAAAAGCACGACGAGCATCACGCCGTTCCGGAATCCGGCTTCGAGCGGGTGCTGGGCTCGGGCCCCGCGCAGGCAACCCGTCCGCTGGTGGGCACCGCCGAACAGCTCGGCGTGATCGACCCCGACGTGCTGTGGTCGTGCACGACCTGCGGCGCCTGCGTCGAGCAGTGCCCGGTGGACATCGAGCACATCGACCACATCGTCGACATGCGCCGCTACCAGGTGATGATGGAGTCGGAGTTCCCCGGCGAGCTGGGTGTGCTCTACAAAAACCTTGAGGCCAAGGGCAATCCGTGGGGCCAGAACGCCAAGGAGCGCCTCACCTGGATCGACGAGGTCGAGTTCGACGTGCCGGTCTACGGCAAGGACGTAGAGTCCTTCGCCGGTTTCGAGTACCTGTTCTGGGTCGGCTGCGCCGGCGCCTACGAAGACCGCGCCAAGAAGACCACCAAGGCGGTCGCCGAACTGCTGGCCACCGCGGGCGTGAAGTTCCTGGTGCTCGGCGACGGCGAGACCTGTAACGGCGACTCGGCCCGTCGCTCGGGCAACGAGTTCCTGTTCCAGCAGCTGGCCGCGCAGAACGTCGAAACCCTCAACGATTTGTTCGAGGGTGTCGAGCGGGTCGACCGCAAGATCGTCGTGACCTGCCCGCACTGCTTCAACACGCTGGGCCGCGAGTATCCCCAGGTCGGCGGCAGCTACACCGTCGTCCACCACACCCAGCTGCTCAACCGACTGGTGCGCGACAAGAAGCTGGTGCCGGTCAAGGCGGTCGACGGCGGTGCCAACGTCACCTATCACGACCCCTGCTACCTGGGCCGACACAATAAGGTCTACGACGCACCGCGTGAGCTGATCGACGCCTCGGGCGTGACCCTGAAGGAAATGCCTCGCCACGCCGACCGTGGCCTGTGCTGCGGTGCCGGTGGCGCGCGGATGTGGATGGAAGAGCACATCGGTAAGCGCGTGAACCATGAGCGCGTCGACGAGGCACTGACGTTGGATCCGGCCAAGATCGCCACCGGCTGCCCGTTCTGCCGCGTGATGATCACCGACGGTGTCGGCGACCGGGAGAAGGCCGACGAGGTCGAGGTGCTCGACGTCGCGCAGCTGCTGCTGGGCTCGCTGGATCTGAGCACGGTCACGCTGCCGGAGAAGGGCACCGCCGCCCGCGAGGCCGAAGCCGCCGCCGCGGCTGCACCGGCTGAGGCGCCCGCCGCGCCCGAGGCCGAGCCCGAGGCACCCGCTGCCGAGCCGGCCGCCGCCGCCCCCTCGGCGCCGGCTAAGGAGGCCCAGCCGGTCAAGGGTCTGGGTATCGCCGGCGGCGCCAAGCGTCCCGGTGCCAAGAAGGCTGCCGCTGAAGCACCCGCCGAGGCGCCTGCTGCCGAGGCACCGGCCGCCGCACCGGCGAAGGGTCTGGGCATCGCCGCAGGTGCCAAGCGCCCCGGTGCGAAGAAGGCCGCCGCACCGGCTGCCGAGGCACCGGCTACTGCTCCGGCCGCCGAGGCACCTGCTGCCGAGGCACCCGTCAAGGGACTCGGCATCGCCGCAGGCGCGAAGCGGCCCGGCGCCAAGAAGGCCGCCGCCGCTCCTGCGGAGACACCGAAGGCGGAGGCCGCGACGGTCAGCCAGCCGGCCAACGTCGACCCGGACAAGGCCGAGACGGTCGAACCGGCCAAGGCCGAACCGCCGGTCAAGGGTCTCGGCATCGCTGCCGGTGCCCGTCGACCCGGCGCCAAGAAGGCCGCTCCGGCGGCGGCACCGGCTCCGGCTGAAGCCACGGCACCGCCACCCGAACCCGCCGCTGCGGCCGAGCCGAAAGCCGAGGCACCCAAGGCTGAGGAGCCCAAGGCCGATGCACCCCCGGTCAAGGGCCTCGGCATCGCCAAGGGTGCACGGCCACCAGGCAAGCGCTAG